Proteins from a genomic interval of Aspergillus flavus chromosome 7, complete sequence:
- a CDS encoding extracellular metallo proteinase mep (Extracellular metalloproteinase NpI) codes for MMRGLLLAGALGLPLAVLAHPTHHAHGLQRRTVDLNSFRLHQAAKYINATESSSDVSSSFSPFTEQSYVETATQLVKNILPDATFRVVKDHYIGSNGVAHVNFRQTAHGLDIDNADFNVNVGKNGKIFSYGHSFYTGKIPDANPLTKRDYTDPVAALRGTNEALQLSITLDQVSTEATEDKESFNFKGVSGTVSDPKAQLVYLVKEDGSLALTWKVETDIDSNWLLTYIDANTGKDVHGVVDYVAEADYQVYAWGINDPTEGPRTVISDPWDSSASAFTWISDGENNYTTTRGNNGIAQSNPTGGSQYLKNYRPDSPDLKFQYPYSLNATPPESYIDASITQLFYTANTYHDLLYTLGFNEEAGNFQYDNNGKGGAGNDYVILNAQDGSGTNNANFATPPDGQPGRMRMYIWTESQPYRDGSFEAGIVIHEYTHGLSNRLTGGPANSRCLNALESGGMGEGWGDFMATAIRLKAGDTHSTDYTMGEWAANKKGGIRAYPFSTSLETNPLTYTSLNELDEVHAIGAVWANVLYELLWNLIDKHGKNDGPKPEFKDGVPTDGKYLAMKLVIDGMALQPCNPNCVQARDAILDADKALTDGANKCEIWKAFAKRGLGEGAEYHASRRVGSDKVPSDAC; via the exons ATGATGCGGGGTCTTCTACTAGCTGGAGCCCTTGGCCTACCTTTGGCCGTCCTTGCGCATCCTACCCATCATGCACATGGACTTCAACGTCGCACAGTTGACTTGAACTCATTCCGTTTGCACCAGGCAGCGAAGTATATCAATGCGACTGAGTCTTCGAGTGatgtttcatcttctttctctcccttcacCGAGCAAAGCTACGTGGAGACGGCCACTCAGCTCGTGAAGAATATCCTGCCAGATGCTACCTTCCGTGTCGTCAAGGATCATTACATTGGTAGCAATGGGGTCGCTCATGTCAATTTCCGTCAGACGGCCCATGGCCTTGACATTGACAATGCGGACTTCAATGTCAAT GTTGGGAAAAATGGAAAGATCTTTTCCTATGGCCACTCCTTTTATACGGGCAAAATCCCTGATGCCAATCCTTTGACGAAGCGGGATTATACCGACCCTGTAGCGGCTCTCAGAGGAACCAACGAAGCTTTACAGCTTTCTATCACTCTAGATCAAGTGTCTACTGAGGCTACCGAGGACAAAGAGTCCTTCAATTTCAAGGGAGTCTCTGGCACCGTTTCGGATCCCAAGGCTCAGTTGGTCTACTTGGTAAAGGAAGATGGCAGCCTTGCTTTGACCTGGAAGGTGGAGACAGATATTGACAGCAACTGGCTGTTGACCTACATCGATGCCAATACCGGCAAAGATGTCCATGGTGTGGTTGACTACGTAGCCGAGGCAGATTACCAAGTATA TGCATGGGGTATTAATGATCCCACGGAGGGCCCTCGCACCGTCATCAGCGATCCATGGGATTCGTCCGCATCTGCGTTCACCTGGATCAGTGACGGAGAAAACAACTATACCACAACTCGCGGCAACAACGGTATCGCGCAGTCGAACCCTACCGGTGGATCGCAGTACTTGAAGAACTACCGGCCTGATAGCCCCGATTTGAAATTCCAATACCCCTATTCGCTCAACGCCACACCCCCAGAGTCCTATATTGATGCGTCTATCACTCAGCTTTTCTACACTGCCAACACGTACCACGACCTACTCTACACTCTGGGCTTCAACGAGGAGGCCGGTAATTTCCAGTACGATAACAATGGAAAAGGAGGTGCTGGAAACGACTACGTGATCCTCAATGCTCAGGACGGTTCTGGCACCAATAACGCCAACTTCGCTACGCCCCCGGATGGACAGCCCGGCCGCATGCGCATGTACATTTGGACCGAGTCCCAGCCTTACCGTGACGGCTCCTTCGAGGCTGGTATTGTGATTCACGAGTATACTCACGGTC TTTCTAACCGGCTCACTGGAGGACCTGCTAACTCTCGCTGCTTGAATGCCCTTGAATCCGGCGGAATGGGTGAAGGTTGGGGAGACTTCATGGCCACGGCAATTCGGCTCAAGGCCGGCGATACTCACTCGACCGATTATACCATGGGTGAATGGGCTGCAAACAAGAAAGGTGGCATCCGTGCTTACCCATTCTCAACCTCCCTGGAAACCAACCCTCTCACCTACACCAGTCTCAATGAATTGGACGAAGTGCATGCCATCGGCGCGGTGTGGGCTAACGTATTGTACGAGCTGTTGTGGAACTTGATCGATAAGCACGGCAAGAATGACGGGCCAAAGCCCGAGTTCAAGGATGGAGTTCCGACTGACGGCAAGTATCTCGCCATGAAGCTGGTGATTGATGGCATGGCATT GCAACCTTGCAACCCCAACTGTGTCCAGGCTCGCGACGCCATCCTCGATGCCGATAAGGCTCTCACCGATGGTGCTAACAAGTGCGAGATTTGGAAGGCGTTTGCTAAGCGTGGTTTGGGTGAAGGCGCTGAATACCATGCGTCTCGTCGGGTGGGCAGTGATAAGGTGCCCTCTGATGCTTGCTAG
- a CDS encoding putative amino acid permease, with the protein MSDKTDLEKPVEKLQDDPDQALGELGYPSELRRNRSLSTILFQSLSIAGIPFAESGALMQAIYGGGQLSIFVGWIVVCLMDQCVAMSLAELASRYPTSAGPYYWSFQLSGKHAKLLSFMTAWVWLIGNWTITLGVNFAFAQLLVATVSIYSSWEATDWQLLLVLYAICILAFVICGFGNRFLPLVDTLCAGWTLVSILVVLVAVSVSAKAGRHAPSDALAQYDTSLSGWGNFSFCIGLLPPAFVFSAIGMVSSMAEEVHAPAIKVPKAMALCIPVGGTAGLFFVIPLCVTLPGLVDITNAPSGQPIPYVFQVVMGTRAGAVGLVSLLLVVGFFCSISITNAASRCTWALARDTALPLSRLFSRVDDRVRIPLWALGLVTVVQMLLGLINLGSSSAFTAFVSVGVIALAITYSIPISISLFYNKRAEVSKARWNCGRAVGTTVNFIALAWIGFELVLFSMPSTLPVTPVSMNYASVVFVGFTTLALIWYIVHARKVYVGPPLSDGMPQDM; encoded by the exons ATGTCCGATAAGACCGACCTAGAGAAACCCGTGGAGAAGCTCCAAGATGACCCTGATCAAGCGCTCGGGGAGCTGGGCTATCCCTCGGAACTCCGTCGAAACCGCTCGCTTTCCACTATTCTTTTCCAATCACTGTCGATTGCTGGAATCCCCTTCGCTGAGAGCGGTGCACTCATGCAAGCCATCTATGGCGGTGGCCAGCTCTCAATCTTTGTCGGCTGGATTGTGGTCTGCCTCATGGATCAGTGCGTGGCCATGTCGCTCGCCGAGTTAGCCTCTCGATATCCCACCTCTGCCGGTCCTTACTACTGGTCCTTCCAGTTATCCGGAAAACATGCCAAGCTCCTGTCATTCATGACAGCCTGGGTGTGGCTGATCGGGAATTGGACCATCACTCTGGGGGTCAACTTCGCATTCGCGCAGCTCCTAGTTGCCACGGTGTCAATCTATTCCAGCTGGGAAGCCACGGATTGGCAGCTTCTTCTGGTCCTCTACGCCATCTGCATCCTGGCCTTCGTGATATGTGGGTTCGGTAACCGTTTTCTCCCACTTGTAGACACCCTTTGTGCGGGTTGGACTCTGGTTAGTATCCTTGTAGTTCTAGTAGCAGTCTCAGTTTCCGCCAAAGCTGGCAGGCACGCTCCCTCCGATGCGCTTGCGCAGTATGATACCTCCCTGTCGGGCTGGGGCAACTTTTCATTCTGTATCGGTTTGCTACCCCCGGCCTTTGTGTTCTCTGCGATAGGGATGGTTTCTTCTATGGCGGAGGAAGTACACGCACCAGCGATCAAGGTGCCCAAGGCCATGGCCCTCTGCATCCCGGTCGGTGGCACCGCCGGCCTGTTCTTTGTGATCCCTCTCTGTGTCACTCTCCCCGGACTGGTCGACATCACCAACGCGCCAAGCGGCCAACCGATTCCCTATGTGTTTCAGGTGGTAATGGGGACGCGGGCGGGTGCAGTCGGTCtcgtctctcttcttcttgtggTCGGCTTCTTCTGTTCCATCAGCATCACCAACGCGGCCTCTCGTTGTACTTGGGCTCTCGCACGAGATACAGCCCTCCCCCTGTCGAGGCTTTTCTCTCGTGTTGATGATCGCGTCCGCATTCCACTGTGGGCACTGGGTTTAGTGACTGTGGTGCAGATGCTCTTGGGATTGATCAACCTGGGCAGTAGTAGTGCCTTTACTGCGTTTGTCTCGGTGGGTGTGATTGCTCTAGCAATCACCTATTCGATTCCAATCAGCATCTCCCTATTTTACAACAAGCGCGCTGAAGTATCCAAAGCAAGATGGAACTGTGGCCGAGCGGTTGGCACGACGGTGAACTTCATCGCTCTGGCGTGGATTGGCTTTGAGCTCGTCCTATTCAGTATGCCTTCCACCTTGCCGGTCACACCCGTGTCCATGAATTATGCATCGGTGGTCTTCGTGGGGTTCACAACTCTGGCTTTGATATGGTACATAGTTCATGCGAGGAAAG TTTACGTAGGACCTCCTCTGTCGGATGGGATGCCCCAGGACATGTAA
- a CDS encoding amino acid transporter, with product MLPPNKSDPEIERVDHVEKQDADPKPTLEQKNVGTLQRRLKSRHVQFLALSGAIGTGLFVGTGQVLSLSGPLSMTLAFAISGLDLYAVINSMGEMATWLPLPGAVPVYAARFVDEALGFALGWNYWYQFAIGVPIEISAAAMVIEYWPNTVSPAVWITILFVPMIVVNSLPVRTYGEVEFVLGAIKLTTIVGLMLLMLIITLGGAPTHDRIGFRYWKHPMEEYLKTGALGRFLAFLKVFVQAIFSYGGSEIVVVAAGETENPRRNIPKAVRRVFWRITIFYVGSVFLVGMCVSARDNRLLNAIKAGAKGAGASPFVIAIQNGGIRALPSIINAVILSSAVSAGNSFFYASTRVLYSTALDGKAPRFLRYEKFGVPYACVAITTALSLLVYLNVSSSSAEVFFWISNLSSVSTLVVWTAIGITYLRFHQALKYHGIPRSSLPFKSPFQPYLAWFAVIFSAIMALLNGFDAFFPGHFSAKTFIPPYIAIPIFGTLYLGYKFVKGTSIIKIEEIDLWSGKEEADRLEAIWEQPKPRNFLERIWFWIA from the exons ATGCTTCCACCAAATAAAAGTGATCCCGAGATCGAGAGAGTCGATCATGTTGAAAAACAAGATGCGGACCCAAAGCCCACTCTGGAACAGAAGAATGTCGGAACCTTGCAACGTCGCCTGAAATCGCGCCATGTACAATTTCTAGCCCTCTCTGGGGCTATTGGGACAGGCCTTTTTGTCGGCACGGGACAAGTGCTGTCGCTGTCAGGACCACTGTCGATGACCCTGGCGTTTGCCATTAGCGGCTTGGATCTCTATGCCGTGATTAATAGCATGGGAGAGATGGCGACTTGGCTGCCTCTACCAGGTGCTGTTCCTGTCTACGCAGCGAGATTCGTGGATGAAGCCTTGGGCTTTGCACTTGGGTGGAACTATTGGTATCAGTTTGCCATTGGCGTGCCCATTGAAATCAGCGCGGCGGCGATGGTCATTGAATACTGGCCTAATACCGTGTCGCCTGCGGTCTGGATCACGATTCTTTTCGTACCTATGATCGTGGTTAATAGCCTGCCAGTCCGAACTTACGGCGAGGTAGAGTTCGTCCTGGGCGCGATCAAGCTGACGACGATTGTAGGCTTGATGTTACTCATGTTGATCATCACTCTCGGCGGCGCACCCACCCACGATCGGATCGGATTTCGGTACTGGAAACATCCCATGGAGGAGTATCTTAAAACCGGTGCGCTGGGACGGTTCCTCGCCTTCCTCAAGGTGTTTGTCCAAGCGATCTTCAGCTATGGTGGTAGCGAGATCGTCGTGGTGGCCGCGGGGGAAACGGAGAATCCGCGACGAAATATCCCCAAGGCTGTGCGTCGCGTGTTCTGGCGCATCACGATATTCTACGTTGGCAGTGTCTTTCTCGTTGGAATGTGTGTCTCTGCGCGCGACAACCGCTTATTGAATGCCATCAAAGCCGGGGCGAAGGGTGCAGGAGCCAGCCCTTTCGTGATCGCGATTCAAAACGGTGGGATTCGAGCACTGCCCTCCATCATCAATGCGGTGATTCTGTCCTCAGCTGTGTCGGCCGGcaattcctttttttatGCATCGACGCGGGTGCTTTACTCGACGGCTCTCGATGGCAAGGCACCGCGCTTTCTTCGATATGAGAAATTCGGCGTTCCGTATGCCTGTGTGGCGATCACCACAGCGCTGAGTCTCCTCGTGTATCTCAATGTGTCATCGAGCTCCGCCGAGGTCTTCTTTTGGATCAGTAACCTGAGTTCCGTCAGTACGTTGGTTGTGTGGACTGCCATTGGGATTACTTACCTCCGATTTCACCAGGCGTTGAAGTATCATGGTATTCCTCGGTCAAGCCTTCCATTCAAATCGCCATTCCAACCGTATTTAGCATGGTTTGCCGTTATATTTTCTGCTATCATGGCTCTTTTGAACGGATTCGACGCCTTCTTCCCCGGCCACTTTAGTGCAAAAACCTTCATTCCACCCTACATCGCCATCCCCATCTTTGGAACCTTGTATCTCGGATACAAGTTCGTCAAAGGCACCTCAATTATCAAAATAGAAGAAATCGATCTCTGGtcaggaaaagaggaagccgACCGTCTGGAAGCTATCTGGGAGCAGCCGAAACCACGCAATTTCCTAG AAAGAATCTGGTTCTGGATCGCATGA
- a CDS encoding ABC multidrug transporter, whose product MSSFWLHPRAATACPIAVEDTFGPVVNHECKDGFDFTLYFEETVLTLPVTLFFLFWALPRIYHLRQQTIKVQGGYRYFVKLVRCARSQGPMKKGGYALLAVLQLTLVGLWAAPSGKTTRATIATAVVSWLASIVFGVLSHYEHICTIRPATINCGYLFLSSILSLAETRTLYFLEKNREIAVVYTVTLCIKVVLLITETMSKRSLLRRNYRDSPPESTVGILGECLYCWLNPLLMLGNRVDLTVELLPPIEDSLRSTGQGESGLHALWRKDPNRNSPHSLLWACCRYYLVPILLGVVPRALQVAFTFAQPFLVEATTTWVASNELTHPKAQGYALIGAFGIVYTGIAVSTAFAHHQAYRVVSMIRASLVDMLYSHVMVMRDIDVETSAPVTLMSADMERISGGLHYIHDAWACIVEIPIALYLLWRQLGVASIAPIIVVFICMAMSLLISGLAGPRQQVWLEAIEKRVDITAKVLGSVKGVRTAGLTDKLFNLVQTMRIEEVVKSEKFRRLLILVVGVAYSNVTLSPLASFTIYALIARHKGDETLTAAKAFTSLTLFTLLATPISNLVEAATGVATAIGSIKRVNEFLQSDPRRDDAHEPRGTRSNISIPASVLSSALTEMGVVYDGKGMSVVEGVPSISSREKLPLYYEVTGPVFVAEGRSAGWEESKPAVVQDLTFEIHRGTVTFVVGPVGSGKSTFVRTLLRETPIFSGGLKADPDSIAYCSQTPWLTNNTIQENILGESLFDLRWYNTVIDACALYDDIRKQPDGDRTMLGTQGAILSGGQKQRVALARAVYSRSETIILDDVFSGLDRTTEDAVFNALLAPGGLLRKLGTTVILTTNSPSRLSVADHIIALGPSGNIMEQGTYKDLHSRADSYIRSLAAVPKRKATVHLEAPEIPIPRARARNRLSQNRFSQRFSQRFSQRFSQQFSQRLSRPFSQQFSHDQFSQNQSTQSQFVPNRLSQNRLSQHRLSLASPEVQIEPTPQGDGRRTGDMSIYWYYTQVLGVFRSAVFVLLIMAYVVTITYPSIWVEKWANSNVDHPNERLGYWLGIYAFIAVMATSTLVTSCWHLMANLVARGAKNMHAELLKSVLDAPMSFFQTTDLGNTTNRFSQDLQLIDMELPLSVLNTILTFFTCVAQMVVICTSTGYIAATIPACIITFYFTQRFYLRTSRQIRYLDIEAKAPLVSHFLESLSGLSTIRSYKWEQHYRQRNSKLLNDSQKPFYLLFAIQRWLELVIALMVAGFAVVLVSIAVATRGKVSASSIGLALLNIVTFTENLQGLIKQWTVLETSIGAVARIRNFKATIESEHLEDETAVPPPDWPARGAIEFSNVVASYKNSSTRALDHISLSIKAGTKVGICGRSGSGKSSLVSSLFRLIELTSGTINIDGLDISLLARNHLRAQLNCIPQEPFLLPGCSVRLNVDPGMSIHDDIIIDALKKVQLWDPVRELGGLDATITPDTFSPGQKQLLCFARAMVRPEGKILVLDEATSSIDTKTDDLIQSLIRSEFADHTVIAIAHRLETIIDFDEIIVVDAGRVEEQGPPAVLLERGGAFAELYWDKDRGSDRAPLRL is encoded by the exons ATGTCTTCGTTCTGGCTTCACCCCAGAGCGGCGACGGCATGCCCTATTGCTGTCGAAGATACCTTTGGGCCTGTTGTCAACCATGAGTGCAAAGATGGCTTTGATTTCACGTTGTACTTCGAAGAGACAGTCCTCACATTACCGGTGacgctcttctttctcttctgggcGTTGCCACGTATCTACCACCTGCGACAACAGACGATAAAGGTGCAGGGAGGATATCGATATTTCGTAAAACTAGTACGATGCGCCCGAAGCCAAGGACCCATGAAGAAA GGTGGATATGCTCTGTTGGCTGTCCTTCAGCTCACCCTCGTGGGCCTCTGGGCGGCGCCGTCAGGAAAGACCACTCGAGCTACCATCGCAACGGCGGTGGTCTCCTGGCTGGCGTCCATCGTATTCGGTGTTCTTTCTCACTATGAGCATATCTGTACTATTCGGCCCGCTACCATCAATTGTGGCTATCTGTTTCTGTCTTCGATCTTGTCCCTGGCCGAGACCCGCACGTTATACTTCCTGGAGAAGAATCGCGAGATTGCGGTAGTCTATACGGTGACTCTGTGCATAAAGGTGGTGTTGTTAATTACCGAAACCATGTCAAAGAGATCCCTTTTAAGACGAAACTACAGAGATTCACCTCCGGAATCGACCGTGGGGATTCTGGGAGAATGTCTCTACTGTTGGCTCAACCCGCTCCTAATGCTCGGCAACCGCGTGGATTTGACTGTTGAGCTGCTTCCTCCAATCGAGGACTCACTTCGTTCTACGGGGCAGGGTGAAAGCGGATTGCACGCGCTCTGGAGAAAGG ACCCGAATCGGAATTCCCCTCACAGTTTGCTTTGGGCATGCTGCCGATACTACTTGGTTCCAATCTTGTTGGGAGTCGTCCCCCGAGCGTTACAGGTGGCCTTCACATTCGCACAGCCCTTCCTGGTCGAAGCAACCACAACCTGGGTAGCATCAAACGAGCTTACCCATCCCAAGGCACAGGGATACGCACTGATTGGAGCCTTTGGTATAGTCTACACTGGTATCGCG GTTTCCACAGCTTTCGCCCATCACCAGGCATATCGAGTGGTCTCCATGATACGAGCCAGTCTGGTCGATATGCTCTACAGTCACGTCATGGTCATGCGTGACATCGACGTCGAAACCAGCGCCCCCGTCACTCTTATGAGTGCAGATATGGAGCGTATTTCAGGCGGTCTACACTACATCCATGATGCCTGGGCTTGTATTGTCGAGATTCCTATTGCGCTGTATTTGCTATGGCGCCAGCTGGGGGTCGCCAGTATCGCTCCGATCATCGTGGTGTTTA TCTGTATGGCCATGTCATTGCTCATCTCCGGACTGGCCGGCCCTCGCCAGCAGGTCTGGCTCGAAGCCATTGAGAAACGAGTCGATATCACTGCAAAGGTTTTGGGGTCTGTAAAAGGAGTCCGCACGGCGGGATTGACCGACAAGCTGTTCAACCTCGTCCAGACGATGCGCATCGAAGAGGTCGTCAAGTCGGAAAAGTTCCGTCGACTGCTGATCCTGGTGGTCGGCGTGGCATACAGCAACGTCACACTCTCCCCGCTGGCCTCGTTCACCATCTACGCCCTCATAGCACGACATAAAGGCGACGAAACCCTGACGGCCGCCAAGGCGTTCACCTCGCTCACCTTATTCACTCTTCTTGCCACACCTATCTCTAACCTGGTTGAAGCTGCAACGGGTGTCGCCACCGCAATCGGCTCTATTAAACGAGTGAACGAGTTTTTACAGTCGGACCCACGAAGGGACGACGCACATGAGCCCCGAGGGACGCGGAGCAACATTAGCATCCCCGCCAGCGTCTTGTCTAGCGCACTGACGGAGATGGGAGTCGTCTATGACGGAAAGGGTATGTCGGTTGTGGAGGGGGTCCCCAGTATCTCCAGTCGCGAGAAGTTGCCCTTGTACTACGAAGTCACCGGTCCAGTCTTTGTGGCAGAGGGTCGCAGCGCTGGCTGGGAAGAAAGTAAACCGGCCGTGGTACAAGATCTCACTTTTGAGATTCATCGAGGCACAGTCACGTTTGTCGTTGGACCGGTCGGATCTGGGAAGTCCACATTTGTGCGCACGTTGCTGCGAGAGACGCCCATCTTCTCGGGAGGGTTGAAAGCTGATCCCGACTCGATCGCGTACTGCTCACAGACACCATGGTTAACGAACAATACCATCCAGGAAAATATCTTGGGCGAGTCACTTTTCGACCTGCGCTGGTATAACACAGTCATCGATGCATGTGCCCTATATGACGATATTCGTAAACAGCCGGATGGGGATAGGACGATGTTAGGGACTCAAGGTGCTATTCTGAGTGGAGGGCAGAAACAACGAGtg GCTCTGGCTCGGGCTGTATACTCGAGATCAGAGACTATTATCCTGGACGACGTCTTCAGCGGACTGGACCGCACCACGGAAGATGCGGTCTTCAATGCCCTGTTGGCCCCAGGGGGGCTTTTACGGAAGCTGGGTACGACAGTGATCCTGACGACGAACAGTC CCTCTCGCCTCTCTGTTGCGGACCATATCATCGCCCTGGGCCCATCCGGCAACATCATGGAACAAGGAACATACAAAGACCTCCACTCACGAGCTGACAGCTATATTCGTAGTCTAGCAGCTGTGCCGAAACGGAAGGCAACAGTTCATCTGGAGGCCCCTGAGATTCCTATCCCAAGGGCCAGGGCCCGAAATCGATTGTCTCAAAATCGATTCTCCCAGCGGTTCTCCCAGCGGTTCTCGCAGAGGTTCTCACAACAATTCTCTCAGCGTCTCTCCCGGCCCTTTTCTCAACAGTTTTCCCATGACCAGTTCTCACAGAATCAGTCCACCCAGAGTCAGTTCGTGCCAAACCGTCTCTCGCAAAACCGGCTCTCTCAACATAGGCTCTCGTTGGCCAGTCCTGAGGTACAAATAGAACCGACACCGCAGGGGGATGGGCGACGGACGGGTGATATGTCCATCTATTGGTACTATACCCAAGTACTGGGAGTATTCCGGTCGGCggtgtttgttcttttgatAATGGCTTATGTGGTTACCATTACATATCCTT CTATCTGGGTGGAGAAGTGGGCAAATTCAAACGTCGATCATCCCAACGAAAGACTGGGATATTGGCTTGGGATTTATGCGTTTATCGCCGTGATGGCCACTTCCACACTTGTCACTTCCTGCTG GCATCTGATGGCGAATCTGGTCGCCCGTGGTGCCAAAAATATGCATGCTGAGCTCTTGAAGAGTGTTCTAGA TGCCCCTATGTCATTCTTCCAGACCACGGATCTAGGCAACACGACGAACCG ATTCAGCCAGGACCTGCAGCTGATCGACATGGAGCTCCCCCTTTCTGTGCTGAATACTATCCTTACCTTCTTCACCTGTGTAGCCCAAATGGTGGTCATCTGCACCTCAACCGGCTACATCGCCGCCACCATCCCAGCTTGTATAATCACTTTCTACTTTACTCAGCGGTTTTACCTTCGTACCTCCCGCCAGATCCGATATTTGGATATTGAAGCCAAAGCCCCGCTGGTCTCCCACTTCCTCGAGAGTCTTAGCGGTCTGTCCACCATTCGGAGCTACAAGTGGGAACAACATTACCGCCAACGCAACAGTAAATTGCTTAACGATTCCCAAAAGCCCTTCTATCTGCTTTTCGCCATTCAACGCTGGCTTGAACTGGTGATTGCCCTAATGGTGGCCGGATTTGCCGTCGTCCTAGTATCCATCGCCGTCGCAACGCGTGGGAAAGTCAGCGCGAGCTCCATTGGATTGGCACTGCTGAATATCGTCACCTTTACCGAGAATCTGCAGGGTCTAATCAAGCAGTGGACAGTTTTGGAGACATCCATTGGGGCAGTGGCACGAATTCGCAACTTCAAAGCTACTATCGAGTCGGAACACCTCGAAGATGAGACAGCGGTGCCTCCGCCAGATTGGCCAGCCAGGGGAGCAATCGAGTTTAGTAATGTGGTGGCTTCCTACAA GAACTCCTCCACCCGTGCGCTCGATCATATTTCTCTATCGATTAAAGCAGGCACCAAGGTTGGAATCTGTGGTCGCTCCGGAAG TGGGAAGTCCTCGCTCGTATCGTCACTGTTCCGCCTGATTGAACTGACCAGCGGGACGATCAACATCGACGGGCTGGACATCTCTCTGCTAGCCCGTAACCACCTGCGCGCTCAGCTGAATTGTATCCCCCAGGAGCCATTCCTCCTGCCGGGTTGCTCAGTTCGCCTTAACGTGGACCCGGGCATGTCAATCCATGACGACATCATCATtgatgccttgaagaaggtCCAACTATGGGATCCGGTTCGAGAGCTCGGCGGCTTAGATGCTACAATTACGCCTGATACCTTCTCCCCGGGTCAGAAGCAACTTCTCTGCTTCGCCCGCGCCATGGTGCGACCGGAGGGGAAGATTCTAGTCCTCGATGAGGCGACGAGCAG CATTGACACCAAAACGGATGACCTTATCCAGTCGCTCATTCGGAGTGAATTTGCCGATCATACTGTTATCGCCATTGCACATCGACTGGAGACCATTATAGATTTCGATGAGATTATTGTGGTGGATGCCGGACGCGTCGAAGAGCAAGGTCCGCCGGCTGTTCTGCTCGAGAGAGGAGGAGCATTTGCTGAGTTATATTGGGATAAGGATAGGGGTTCAGACAGGGCTCCTTTGAGGCTTTAG